One Camelus ferus isolate YT-003-E chromosome 27, BCGSAC_Cfer_1.0, whole genome shotgun sequence DNA window includes the following coding sequences:
- the FANCI gene encoding Fanconi anemia group I protein, translating into MDQKILSLAAEKTTDKLREFLQTLKDDDLANLVQNQAVKGRAAGALLRAIFKGFPCSEEAGALRRLKIYTCCIQLLESGDLHKEVASEIIGLLMLEVHSFPGPLLIELANEFVGAIKEGNLTNGKSLELLPIILTALATKKETVAYGKGELSGEECKKQLINTICSGRWNHQHVIQLTSMFKDVPLTAEELEFVVEKVLRMFSKLNLQEIPPLVYQLLVLSSKGSRKRVLEGIIAFFNKLDKQHNEEQSDDELLDLVTAPSGELRHVEGTVILHIVFAIKLDYELGRELLKHLKAGQQGDFRSNICPFSIALLLSVTRIQRFEEQVFDLLKSSVIKSFKDLQLLQGSKFLQNLVPQRYCVSNMILEVVKNSVHSWDHVTQGLVVLGFILMDSYGPKKILDGKTIETSSGLSRMPNQHACKLGANILLETFKIHEMIRQEILEQVLNRVVTRASSPISHFLDLLSDIIMCAPLVLQSCSSKVIEAFDYLSFLPLRTVQGLLKAVQPLLKVSMSMRDSLILVLRKAMFASQLDARKSAVAGFLLLLKNFKVLGSLSSSQCSQSIGVSQICVDVHSRYNSVANETFCLEIMDSLKRCLGQQADVRLMLYEGFYDVLRRNSQLANSVMQTLLSQLKQFYEPEPDVLPPLKLEACVLTQGDHISLQEPLDYLLCCIQHCLAWYKSRVMPLRQDEEEEEEEEDGFYQDLDDMLESITNRMIKSELEDFELDKSADFSQSTSIGIKNNICAILVMGVCEVLIEYNFSISNFSKNKFEEVLSLFMCYKKLSDILNEKAGKSKTKMANKTNDNFLSMKFVSDLLTALFRDSSQSHEESLSVLRSSNEFMRYAVNVALQKVQQLMETGHVSGPDGQNPEKVFQNLCDITRVLLWRYTSIPTSVEESGKKEKGKSISLLCLEGLQKILSVVQQFYQPKIHQFLRALDATDKEEEEVEASVTQRAAFQIRQFQRSMLNLLSSQEEDFNSKEALLLITVLSNLSKLLEPSSPQFVQMLSWTSKICKENSWEDASLCKGLMNLLFSLHVLYKSPVILLRDLSQDIHGHLGDIDQDVEVEKTNHFAVVNLKTAAPTVSLLVLSQAEKVLEEVDWLITRLKGQVSQEIIPEETSSQATLPNHPIEKAIIIQLGTLLTFFHELVQTALPSGSCVDTLLKDLCKMYTILTALVRYYLQVCQSPRGIPKNMEKLVKLSGSHLTPLCYSFISYVQNKKSKSLKYTGEKKKEKASAGATVMARVLRETKPIPNLIFAIEQYEKFLIHLSKRSKVNLMQHIKLSTSRDFKIKGNILDVVLREDEEDENEEGTASEQEGQNKEPAKKKKKK; encoded by the exons GTTTCCCCTGTTCTGAGGAAGCTGGAGCTCTTAGGAGACTTAAGATATACACTTGTTGTATACAGTTGTTGGAATCAGGGGATTTGCACAAAGAAGTAGCATCAGAAATCATAGGATTACTAATGTTGGAG GTTCACAGTTTTCCAGGACCATTGTTGATTGAATTAGCCAATGAGTTTGTTGGTGCTATCAAGGAGGGCAACCTAACAAATGGAAAATCTTTGGAGCTATTACCCATCATTCTCACTGCCCTTGCTACCAAAAAGGAAACTGTGGCTTATGGAAAAG GTGAACTGAGTGGGGAAGAATGTAAGAAGCAGTTGATTAACACCATCTGTTCTGGCAG ATGGAATCATCAACATGTAATCCAGCTTACCTCCATGTTCAA GGATGTCCCTCTGACTGCAGAAGAGCTGGAATTTGTGGTGGAAAAAGTGTTGAGGATGTTCTCCAAGTTGAATCTTCAAGAAATACCACCTTTGGTCTATCAGCTTCTGGTTCTCTCTTCAAag ggaAGCAGAAAGAGGGTTTTGGAAGGAATCATAGCTTTCTTCAACAAGCTAGATAAACAACACAATGAGGAACAGAGTGATGATGA GCTGTTGGATCTTGTTACCGCGCCGTCGGGTGAACTTCGTCATGTGGAAGGCACTGTTATTCTACATATCGTGTTTGCCATCAAGTTGGACTATGAACTAGGCAGAGAACTACTGAAACACTTAAAG GCAGGACAACAAGGAGATTTCCGTAGTAATATATGTCCCTTCAGCAttgctctcttgctctctgtaacAAGAATACAAAGATTTGAGGAACAG GTGTTTGACCTTTTAAAGTCTTCAGTTATAAAAAGCTTTAAGGATCTTCAGCTTCTCCAAGGCTCAAAATTTCTTCAGAATCTGGTTCCTCAGAGATACTGTGTTTCAAACATGATCTTGGAAGTGGTAAAGAATAG tgttcATAGTTGGGATCATGTCACTCAAGGCCTGGTAGTACTTGGCTTCATTTTAATGGATTCCTATGGGCCAAAGAAGATTCTTGATGGAAAAACTATTGAAACCAGCTCAGGTCTTTCTAGAATGCCAAACCAGCATGCATGCAAACTGGGAGCTAATATCCTGTTGGAAACTTTCAAG ATCCATGAGATGATCAGACAAGAAATTCTGGAGCAAGTCCTCAACAGGGTTGTTACCAGAGCATCCTCCCCCATCAGTCATTTTCTAG ACCTGCTTTCAGATATCATCATGTGTGCACCCTTAGTTCTTCAGAGTTGTTCCTCTAAAGTCATAGAAGCTTTTGACTATTTGTCCTTTCTGCCTCTTCGGACTGTACAAGGGCTGTTGAAAGCAGTGCAG CCCCTTCTCAAAGTCAGCATGTCAATGAGAGACTCCTTGATACTTGTCCTTCGGAAAGCTATGTTTGCCAG CCAGCTTGATGCCCGAAAATCTGCAGTTGCTGGGTTTTTGCTGCTCCTGAAGAACTTTAAAGTTTTAGGCAGCTTGTCATCTTCTCAGTGCAGTCAGTCTATTGGTGTTAGCCAG ATCTGTGTGGATGTTCACAGCCGTTACAATTCTGTCGCTAATGAAACCTTTTGCCTTGAGATCATGGATAGTTTGAAGAGGTGCTTAGGCCAGCAGGCTGATGTTCGACTCATGCTTTATGAG GGGTTCTATGATGTCCTTCGAAGGAATTCTCAGCTGGCTAATTCTGTCATGCAAACTCTGCTCTCACAG TTAAAGCAGTTCTATGAGCCAGAACCTGATGTGCTACCTCCTCTGAAATTAGAAGCTTGTGTTCTGACCCAAGGAGATCATATCTCTCTACAGGAACCACTG GATTATCTTTTATGTTGTATTCAGCATTGTTTGGCCTGGTATAAGAGTAGAGTGATGCCCCTGCGtcaggatgaagaggaggaggaggaagaagaagatggATTCTACCAAGACTTAGATGATATGTTGGAGTCTATTACTAATAGAATGATTAAGAGTGAACTAGAGGACTTTGAACTG GACAAATCAGCAGATTTTTCTCAGAGCACTAGTATTGGCATCAAAAATAATATCTGCGCTATTCTTGTTATGGGAGTTTGTGAGGTTCTAATAGAATATAATTTCTCCATAAGTAATTTCAG TAAGAATAAGTTTGAGGAGGTTCTGAGCTTATTTATGTGTTACAAGAAACTGTCTGACATCCTTAATGAAAAAGCTggtaaaagcaaaactaaaatggccaacaaaacaaatgataattttttGTCCATGAAATTTGTATCTGATCTCCTCACCGCTCTTTTCAG ggACAGTAGCCAAAGTCATGAAGAGAGCCTGTCTGTTCTGAGGTCCAGCAATGAGTTTATGCGCTATGCAGTGAATGTAGCTCTGCAGAAGGTACAGCAGCTAATGGAAACAGGGCACGTGAGTGGCCCTGATGGCCAAAACCCAGAGAAGGTCTTTCAGAACCTCTGTGACATAACTCG GGTCTTGCTTTGGAGATACACTTCAATTCCTACTTCAGTGGAAGagtcaggaaagaaagagaaaggaaagagcatCTCGCTGCTGTGCTTGGAGGGTTTGCAGAAGATACTCAGTGTTGTGCAGCAGTTCTACCAGCCCAAGATTCATCAGTTTCTCAGGGCTCTGG aTGCCACAGATAAGGAAGAAGAAGAGGTAGAAGCCAGTGTCACTCAAAGAGCAGCATTCCAGATCCGGCAGTTTCAG AGGTCCATGTTGAATTTACTTAGCAGCCAAGAGGAGGACTTTAACAGCAAAGAAGCCCTCCTGCTAATCACTGTTCTCTCCAACTTGTCCAAGCTGCTGgagccctcctcccctcag TTTGTGCAGATGTTATCCTGGACATCTAAGATTTGCAAGGAAAACAGCTGGG AGGATGCCTCACTTTGCAAAGGCTTGATGAATTTGCTCTTCAGCCTCCATGTTTTGTATAAGAGTCCTGTCATCCTGCTACGTGACTTGTCCCAGGATATCCATGGACATCTTGGAGACATAGACCAG GATGTAGAAGTGGAGAAAACAAACCACTTTGCAGTGGTGAATTTGAAAACAGCTGCCCCTACTGTGTCT ttactTGTTCTGAGTCAGGCTGAGAAGGTCCTAGAAGAAGTGGACTGGCTGATCACCAGACTTAAGGGACAAGTGAGCCAAGAAATCATACCAG aagAGACCTCTTCTCAGGCAACTCTACCAAATCATCCCATTGAGAAGGCCATCATCATACAACTGGGAACTCTGCTTACGTTTTTCCATGAGCTGGTGCAGACAGCCCTGCCATCTGGCAGCTGTGTGGACACCTTGTTAAAGGATCTTTGCAAAATGTACACCATTCTTACAGCACTTGTCAGATAT TATCTCCAGGTGTGTCAGAGCCCCAGAGGAATCccaaaaaatatggaaaagctG GTGAAGCTCTCAGGTTCACATCTGACCCCTCTGTgctattctttcatttcttatgtaCAG aaCAAGAAGAGTAAGagcctaaaatatacaggagaaaagaaaaaagagaaagcctcTGCTGGTGCCACAGTCATG GCCAGAGTTCTTCGGGAAACCAAGCCAATCCCTAATCTCATCTTTGCCATTGAACAGTATGAAAAATTTCTCATCCACCTTTCTAAGAGATCCAAG GTGAACCTGATGCAGCACATAAAGCTCAGCACCTCACGGGACTTCAAGATCAAAGGAAACATCCTGGACGTGGTTCTTCGAGAGGATGAGGAGGATGAAAACGAAGAG GGCACTGCATCAGAGCAAGAGGGACAGAACAAAGAACcagccaagaagaaaaaaaagaaatga